A region from the Xiphias gladius isolate SHS-SW01 ecotype Sanya breed wild chromosome 20, ASM1685928v1, whole genome shotgun sequence genome encodes:
- the gnsb gene encoding glucosamine (N-acetyl)-6-sulfatase (Sanfilippo disease IIID), b produces the protein MERQARRRSGLMARPRSGAGETARRRRGLPAALALLALLTCCVRCAEGARPSNIILILADDQDVQLGGMTPMKKTKALIGDAGATFVNAFTVTPLCCPSRSSILTGRYPHNHEVRNNSLSGNCSSLLWQKGPESAAFPIYLSKQKYQTFFAGKYLNQYGKEDAEDISHVPPGWDQWHALVGNTLYYNYTLSVNGKEEKHGDSYEKDYLTDLILNRSLHFLEDRSPQHPFFLMLSPPAPHSPWTAAPQYQKEFIDVKAPRDGSFDKPGKDKHWLLRQPINPMPNSSLTFLDNAYRKRWQTLLSVDAMVETLVKKLESMKELDNTYIFYTSDNGYHTGQFSLPIDKRQLYEFDIRIPLMVRGPGIKPNQMLQAPVLNIDLAPTILDISGLNLSSVNVDGQSFLSQMAPSLRNGSARPFFLIEYTGEGHPKTDPACPKLGPGLSQCFPDCVCEDAYNNTYACVRTLESEHNLQYCEFADSESFVEVYNLTSDPHQLENIVKKVDPALLQVMNQRLIKLQSCMGDSCRDVK, from the exons ATGGAGCGGCAGGCCCGGCGCCGGTCTGGCCTAATGGCACGTCCGAGGAGCGGAGCGGGGGAGACCGCACGCCGGCGGAGAGGACTCCCCGCAGCCCTCGCGCTCCTCGCGCTGCTCACCTGCTGCGTCAGGTGCGCGGAAGGTGCCAGACCGAGCAACATCATACTCATCCTCGCCGACGACCAGGATGTTCAGCTGGGGGGGATG ACCCccatgaagaaaacaaaagccttGATAGGAGACGCAGGAGCAACATTCGTGAATGCT TTTACAGTCACGCCACTCTGCTGCCCCAGCAGGAGCAGCATTTTGACGGGCCGGTACCCCCACAACCACGAGGTGAGGAACAACTCTCTGTCCGGGAACTGCTCCAGCCTTCTGTGGCAGAAAGGTCCCGAATCCGCGGCCTTCCCCATCTACCTCAGCAAACAGAAATACCAGACGTTCTTCGCCGGGAAATATCTTAACCAG TATGGTAAGGAAGACGCAGAAGACATCTCCCACGTTCCTCCCGGCTGGGACCAGTGGCATGCATTG GTGGGGAACACACTGTACTACAACTACACACTGTCAGTCAAcggcaaagaagaaaagcacGGAGACAGCTATGAAAAGGACTACCTGACAGACCTCATA CTGAACCGGTCCCTTCACTTCCTGGAGGACAGGAGCCCTCAGCATCCCTTCTTCCTGATGTTGTCTCCTCCGGCTCCTCACTCGCCCTGGACGGCAGCACCTCAGTACCAGAAGGAGTTCATCGACGTCAAAGCTCCTCGAGACGGGAGCTTTGACAAACCAGGGAAG gacAAACACTGGCTGCTGCGTCAACCTATCAACCCCATGCCAAATAGCTCACTCACCTTCCTGGATAATGCTTACAGGAAAAG GTGGCAGACCCTGCTATCTGTGGACGCCATGGTGGAGACGCTGGTCAAGAAACTCGAAAGTATGAAGGAGCTGGACAACACCTACATCTTCTACACCTCAGACAACGGCTACCACACAG GTCAGTTCTCTCTGCCCATTGATAAGAGGCAGCTGTATGAATTTGACATCAGGATCCCGCTCATGGTCCGCGGTCCAGGCATCAAACCGAACCAGATGCTGCAG GCTCCGGTATTGAATATTGACCTGGCTCCGACCATACTGGACATATCTGGTCTCAACCTGTCTTCAGTGAACGTGGACGGGCAGTCTTTCCTCAGTCAGATG GCTCCCTCGCTGCGTAACGGCAGTGCGCGTCCCTTTTTCCTCATTGAATACACCGGAGAGGGACATCCAAAGACGGATCCCGCTTGCCCTAAATTAGGCCCCGGACTATCT CAATGTTTCCCAGACTGCGTGTGTGAAGACGCCTACAACAACACCTACGCCTGCGTCAGGACCCTCGAGAGTGAACACAACCTACAGTACTGCGAGTTTGCAGACAGCGAG TCGTTTGTCGAGGTGTACAACCTGACGTCGGACCCCCACCAGCTGGAGAACATCGTGAAGAAGGTGGATCCGGCCCTCCTGCAGGTGATGAACCAGCGGCTCATCAAGCTTCAGTCCTGCATGGGTGACAGCTGCCGCGACGTCAAGTAA